The sequence below is a genomic window from Sorangiineae bacterium MSr12523.
CGAGAGCGTTCTCGGTCGCGGCGGAATGGGCGTTGTGGTGGCCGCGCTGAACATGGCCATCGATCAGCGGGTGGCGCTGAAGTTCCTGACGTCGGAGAGCCAGCGGAGTCCGAGCTCGGTCGAGCGCTTCACGCGCGAGGCAAGGGCGGCGGGGAAGCTCAAAAGCGAGCACGTTGCGAAGGTGATCGACGTGGGGCGCGTCGATTTCGGCTCGCCCTACATCGTGATGGAGCTTCTCGAGGGCGGCGACTTGAAGCAGCTGCTCACCGACGACGGGCCGCTGCCGGTTTCCCGTGCGGTGGACTACGTGCTCCAAGCGATCGACGCCGTTGCGGAGGCTCACAAGCACGGGATCGTGCATCGCGACTTGAAGCCCGCGAATCTCTTTCTGACGAAGCGCGAATCGGGCGAGCCGATCATCAAGCTTCTGGACTTCGGGATTTCCAAGTTCCAAGACGTGACGGACGATTCTCCGGACCGTCCCGGGATCACGGTGACATCGTCCTTTCTCGGGTCGCCGGCCTATGCGTCCCCCGAGCAGTGTCGCTCGCCGAAGTACGTGGACGCGCGGAGCGATATTTGGTCGCTCGGGGCCGTGCTCTACGAGCTGGTCACCGGGAAGCGCCCCTTTCGCGGCGGGTCGGAAGCGGAGGTGTTCGCGGCGGTGCTCGAGCACGAGCCTCCGCCGATGCGATCCTTGCGGTCGGAAATTCCGTCCGCGCTCGAGGCGGTGGTCTCGCGTTGCTTGCGCAAGAAGCCCGAGGATCGCTTCCCCAGCGTGGCCGATCTCGCCGTCGCTCTGGTTCCACTCGGTACCGGTCAATGGAACGCGTGCGCCGAGC
It includes:
- a CDS encoding protein kinase; protein product: MPERRDSGTLEIERRVSFASVALETLKPGVVLMQKYKIESVLGRGGMGVVVAALNMAIDQRVALKFLTSESQRSPSSVERFTREARAAGKLKSEHVAKVIDVGRVDFGSPYIVMELLEGGDLKQLLTDDGPLPVSRAVDYVLQAIDAVAEAHKHGIVHRDLKPANLFLTKRESGEPIIKLLDFGISKFQDVTDDSPDRPGITVTSSFLGSPAYASPEQCRSPKYVDARSDIWSLGAVLYELVTGKRPFRGGSEAEVFAAVLEHEPPPMRSLRSEIPSALEAVVSRCLRKKPEDRFPSVADLAVALVPLGTGQWNACAERAVSLLGHDTTSVSRERRRRSGRRFFIVAAILLAGTGAAVVAMRHRAQVPPAPEPVASAPAPPSSLPAATISAPEPSATPSVTASAVPSAKPATKPSTSGSGRSRTPDGGKKEPPSVGSLLETRQ